The candidate division WOR-3 bacterium DNA segment GTTTTCCCGCGTATTTATTGAAGGTGGGGATGAAAGTAACAGGGCGGAATTTCGCACCTGTGATCTTCTTCGATTGCAACTTCTGCACAAAGGAGAACGGTTCGATCCAGGGAGCACCGAATATCTCAAAGGGTCGGGTGGTTCCCCTACCTTCAGAGATGTTTGTTCCTTCGAGAAGACACATACCCGGATAAACGAGTGCGGTCTGAAATGAGGGCATATTGGGAGACGGTGGGGTCCAATACAGACCATAGTCGGTAAAATAACCGCGCCGCTTCCACCCTTTCATTTTAATGATCTCCAGGTCCGCATCCAGTCTCAATTCATCGTTGATCATCCGACACAATTCACCGATCGTCATCCCATGTCTCACCGGCAGCATATACAGGCCGACGAACGAAAGGAATCCCGGTTCCAGAACAGGTCCCTGTACTGTGACACCGTTTAGAGGATTCGGACGGTCAAGCACAAAAATTTTTTTATTAAGACGTGCCATCTGTTCGATGAGCAAAACCGCCGACCAAAGAAATGTATAATACCGCGCTCCTACATCCTGAAGGTCGATCACGAGCAGATCAATCTTCTCGTTGATTTCCTCTTCAGAAACAAGTCTGTCGCTGTAGAGGCTGTAGATATTTATGCGCCGTTTTTTATCGTAAAAATGGTCTGCCAGGACCTGGTCTTGTAAGGCACTGAACAGACCGTGTTCTGGAGCGAACACTGCGGTCAACCTGAATTTTTTTTGCTGTAGAAACAGAGAAAATGTCGGTATAAGAGCAGAATCACAGGAAGCAAGATTAACACACAATCCGACCCGTGCACC contains these protein-coding regions:
- a CDS encoding DUF1343 domain-containing protein, whose translation is MAVRLGIDVFTSNKLRRLKGARVGLCVNLASCDSALIPTFSLFLQQKKFRLTAVFAPEHGLFSALQDQVLADHFYDKKRRINIYSLYSDRLVSEEEINEKIDLLVIDLQDVGARYYTFLWSAVLLIEQMARLNKKIFVLDRPNPLNGVTVQGPVLEPGFLSFVGLYMLPVRHGMTIGELCRMINDELRLDADLEIIKMKGWKRRGYFTDYGLYWTPPSPNMPSFQTALVYPGMCLLEGTNISEGRGTTRPFEIFGAPWIEPFSFVQKLQSKKITGAKFRPVTFIPTFNKYAGKPCGGAQIYVTDRKRFNSVTAGLEIIKTIRTLYPTKFRWRRPPYEFEKKKPPFDILIGNEWIRKALEKNNSIAAIQKVWQSGLSRFKRQRRKYLLYD